In one Umezawaea sp. Da 62-37 genomic region, the following are encoded:
- a CDS encoding cupin domain-containing protein, which yields MKQEREFFDVEGVPWRAAEGAPGVRERVLSAADEVVLTRIARWEPGLDTSAAGVIRHEYAEEVYLLEGELTDLTLGETFTAGHYACRPPGMPHGPYRTAGGCTMLEIRHRV from the coding sequence GTGAAGCAGGAGCGGGAGTTCTTCGACGTGGAAGGCGTGCCGTGGCGGGCCGCCGAGGGGGCGCCGGGGGTGCGGGAGCGGGTGTTGAGCGCGGCGGACGAGGTCGTGCTGACCAGGATCGCGCGGTGGGAGCCGGGGTTGGACACGTCGGCGGCCGGGGTGATCCGGCACGAATACGCGGAGGAGGTGTACCTGCTGGAGGGGGAGCTGACAGATCTGACGCTGGGGGAGACGTTCACGGCGGGGCACTACGCGTGTCGTCCGCCGGGGATGCCGCACGGGCCCTACCGCACGGCGGGAGGCTGCACGATGCTCGAGATCAGGCATCGCGTGTAA
- a CDS encoding tat pathway signal sequence, with product MFRRAWPFLLVAVLALQACGTPEHTKIAATSAGTPECPDTGFDCDLQDRFAQVETYIATRPGTVGIVVRDRETGAVWRNAHATDLVWTASTIKLVMVVDLLKRDRDSTITLTGEDHDLIARMLHTSDDIAADELWTRYSGDDHTTFNKAFPSYGMTSLAPQEGYTDTFPYWGFQKCTTDDLDRLMTHVLADMDKNDSTPVLEAMRTVGEEQQWGVWGAGPAAHPGNKDGWSEEDTGWVMNTVGFVGPDERYTLAIMNDLHRQGGYQEGRDTDTEIARLLFNGRF from the coding sequence ATGTTCCGACGCGCCTGGCCGTTCCTGCTCGTGGCGGTACTCGCACTCCAGGCGTGCGGCACGCCCGAGCACACCAAGATCGCCGCCACCTCCGCCGGAACACCCGAGTGCCCCGACACCGGCTTCGACTGCGACCTCCAGGACAGGTTCGCACAGGTCGAGACCTACATCGCCACCCGACCGGGCACCGTCGGCATCGTCGTCCGCGACCGCGAGACCGGCGCCGTCTGGCGCAACGCCCACGCCACCGACCTGGTCTGGACCGCCTCCACGATCAAACTCGTCATGGTCGTCGACCTGCTGAAACGCGACCGCGACAGCACGATCACCCTCACCGGCGAAGACCACGACCTGATCGCCAGGATGCTGCACACCTCGGACGACATCGCCGCCGACGAACTCTGGACCCGCTACTCCGGCGACGACCACACCACCTTCAACAAAGCCTTCCCGTCTTACGGAATGACCTCGCTAGCACCACAAGAGGGCTACACCGACACCTTCCCGTACTGGGGCTTCCAGAAATGCACCACCGACGACCTGGACCGCCTCATGACCCACGTCCTGGCCGACATGGACAAGAACGACAGCACCCCCGTCCTCGAAGCCATGCGCACCGTCGGCGAGGAACAGCAATGGGGCGTCTGGGGCGCCGGACCAGCCGCCCATCCCGGTAACAAAGACGGCTGGTCGGAAGAGGACACCGGCTGGGTCATGAACACCGTCGGCTTCGTCGGCCCCGACGAGCGCTACACCCTCGCCATCATGAACGACCTGCACCGCCAGGGCGGCTACCAGGAAGGCCGCGACACCGACACCGAAATCGCCCGCCTCCTCTTCAACGGCAGGTTCTGA